A genomic window from Candidatus Denitrolinea symbiosum includes:
- a CDS encoding ATP-dependent helicase, with product MEFTFRPSQIDILKYRGGRMGISAVPGSGKTFTLSALAAQIISSGALEADQDVLIVTLVNSAVDNFSARISQMVEARGLIPHLGYRVRTLHGLAHDIVREKPSLAGLEDRFQIVDERESEFIRKESANAWLSTFPNHLDDYLDPEMDASKRDWARRQQLPDLVHSLGMAFIRTCKNYALTPEDLRAKLDNAPAALPLAEMGWWIYDKYQQALRYRGAVDFDDLIMYALRILQTDAEYLARLQYRFPYVLEDEAQDSSAIQEKILRLLATNWVRVGDPNQAIFETFTTADPKLLRDFIAHEADISRELPVSGRSQQAIIDVANYLIDWTNASHPAPAVRDALSVPHIQAAAPDDPQPNPPADPEAVRFIPNKFTPEEEVTAVVNSIKNWLPDHQDWTLAVLVPRNLRGTDVINALKAQKIEFVELLNSTDKTRLTAGALGNVLSYLSDPSSPTKLARAYQVWRRDWRDPSARASTGEKLSPEDEEITSSQKALLATTTELLRKVGETEAFTAPRPDSDWLATIGESEAESVVVELDAFRVVVNRWLGAVTLPIDQLVLTLAQELFADPADLALAHKLALALRQAADVHAEWRLPELTSELGVIARNERRFIGFSSDDSGFDPNAHRGKVVVTTMHKAKGLEWDRVYLMSVNNYDFPSLQKYDGYISEKWFVRNKLNLEAEALAQLKAALASGEFDWYEEGAATLVSREDYTRERLRLLYVGITRAKRDLIVTWNTGRKGESTPNLALEAMVRGER from the coding sequence ATGGAATTTACATTCAGGCCATCCCAGATCGATATATTGAAATACCGCGGCGGACGCATGGGCATCTCCGCCGTCCCTGGCTCTGGAAAAACCTTCACACTCAGCGCGCTCGCGGCGCAGATCATCTCCAGCGGCGCGCTCGAAGCGGACCAGGACGTGCTCATCGTCACGCTCGTCAACTCGGCGGTGGACAACTTCTCGGCGCGCATCAGCCAGATGGTGGAAGCGCGAGGATTGATTCCGCATCTCGGTTACCGCGTCCGCACATTGCACGGACTGGCGCACGACATCGTCCGCGAGAAACCGTCGCTGGCGGGGCTGGAGGATCGCTTCCAAATCGTGGACGAGCGCGAGTCCGAGTTCATCCGCAAAGAGTCGGCCAACGCGTGGCTGTCCACCTTCCCGAATCATCTCGACGATTACCTCGACCCCGAAATGGACGCCAGCAAACGCGACTGGGCGCGCCGCCAGCAACTGCCCGACCTCGTCCACAGCCTCGGCATGGCCTTCATCCGCACCTGCAAAAATTACGCGCTTACGCCCGAAGACCTGCGCGCGAAATTAGACAACGCGCCTGCCGCTCTTCCCCTCGCCGAGATGGGCTGGTGGATCTACGACAAATATCAACAAGCCCTGCGCTACCGCGGCGCGGTGGACTTCGACGACCTCATCATGTACGCCCTCCGCATCCTCCAAACTGACGCCGAATACCTCGCCCGCCTGCAATACCGCTTCCCCTACGTCCTCGAAGACGAAGCGCAGGACTCCAGCGCCATCCAGGAAAAAATTTTAAGATTGCTCGCCACGAACTGGGTGCGCGTCGGCGACCCGAACCAGGCCATCTTCGAGACGTTCACCACCGCCGACCCCAAACTCCTGCGCGATTTCATCGCCCACGAAGCCGACATCTCGCGGGAACTGCCCGTCAGCGGACGCTCGCAACAGGCCATCATTGACGTTGCCAATTATCTGATTGACTGGACGAACGCTTCGCACCCCGCCCCAGCCGTGCGCGACGCTTTGAGCGTTCCCCACATCCAGGCCGCCGCGCCCGACGACCCGCAGCCGAATCCACCCGCGGACCCCGAGGCCGTGCGCTTCATCCCCAACAAATTCACCCCCGAAGAAGAGGTGACCGCGGTCGTTAACTCGATCAAGAACTGGCTCCCCGATCACCAAGATTGGACGTTGGCCGTACTCGTCCCGCGTAACCTGCGCGGCACAGACGTGATCAACGCGCTCAAAGCGCAGAAGATCGAATTTGTGGAACTGCTCAACAGCACCGACAAGACCCGTCTCACCGCGGGCGCGTTGGGAAACGTGCTGAGTTACCTGTCCGATCCATCCTCCCCGACGAAGTTGGCGCGGGCGTATCAGGTGTGGAGGCGGGATTGGAGAGACCCGTCAGCGCGAGCCTCGACGGGGGAGAAGCTATCTCCTGAAGACGAGGAGATTACTTCGTCGCAAAAAGCGCTCCTCGCAACGACAACAGAACTCCTCCGCAAGGTCGGGGAGACGGAAGCGTTCACGGCGCCGCGTCCCGATTCAGATTGGCTGGCAACTATCGGGGAGTCGGAGGCGGAGTCTGTCGTCGTCGAGTTGGACGCGTTTCGAGTCGTCGTCAACCGCTGGCTGGGCGCGGTCACGCTTCCGATTGATCAGTTGGTCCTGACTCTCGCTCAGGAATTGTTCGCCGATCCCGCAGACCTGGCGCTGGCGCACAAACTCGCGCTGGCGCTGCGTCAGGCGGCGGACGTCCATGCCGAGTGGCGTCTGCCCGAGTTGACATCCGAGTTGGGAGTCATCGCCCGCAACGAACGGCGCTTCATCGGCTTCTCGTCGGACGACTCGGGTTTCGACCCGAACGCGCACCGCGGCAAAGTGGTGGTGACGACGATGCACAAGGCCAAGGGGCTGGAGTGGGACCGCGTCTATTTGATGAGCGTGAACAATTACGATTTCCCGTCGCTGCAAAAATATGACGGTTATATTTCGGAGAAGTGGTTTGTGCGCAACAAGTTGAATCTCGAAGCCGAGGCGCTGGCGCAGTTGAAGGCCGCGCTCGCGTCTGGCGAGTTTGACTGGTATGAGGAGGGCGCCGCCACTCTCGTCTCGCGCGAGGACTATACCCGCGAACGTCTGCGATTGCTGTATGTCGGGATCACCCGCGCCAAACGCGATTTGATCGTGACGTGGAACACGGGACGCAAAGGCGAGTCCACGCCGAATTTGGCGTTGGAGGCGATGGTGAGAGGGGAGAGATAA
- a CDS encoding type II toxin-antitoxin system mRNA interferase toxin, RelE/StbE family: MKLYQVILTPEAQADLRRIASATRTRLLDKLEWMGENAELIQHQALQGDEWKGCFKYRVGDYRIVYRLDHPAVKLVVLKVGHRREVYK; the protein is encoded by the coding sequence ATGAAACTGTATCAAGTCATCCTGACGCCCGAAGCGCAGGCGGACTTGCGGCGGATCGCGTCGGCGACGCGAACGCGTCTGCTCGACAAATTGGAATGGATGGGGGAAAATGCGGAACTCATCCAACATCAGGCATTGCAAGGCGATGAATGGAAGGGGTGTTTCAAATACCGCGTCGGCGATTATCGAATCGTTTATAGATTGGATCACCCTGCCGTGAAATTGGTTGTTTTGAAAGTCGGCCATCGGCGCGAAGTCTACAAGTGA
- a CDS encoding glutamate formimidoyltransferase encodes MTQLIECIPNFSEARRPEVVDQIAAAIQSVADVKLLDRSSDLDHNRTVLTFAGTAAGVEEAAFRAIQKAAELIDLDQHTGEHPRLGAADVVPFVPLSGATTEDCVAIAKRLGERVGSELQIPVYLYEAAATRPERTNLENIRRGQYEALKEEMGVKPERDPDFGPNKVGKAGATVIGARNPLIAFNVYLTTDDQEIAKKIAKAIRHSSGGLRYVKGSGFLVDGRAQVSMNLTNFRETPIARVVEFIRREARRYGVGIHHSELVGLIPQEALVDAAVWYTQLDGFDKSQVLESRLFSAQSDPSAPNGRPSSFTEELAAPTPTPGGGSAGAFAGAMGAALTAMVAGLTIGRKKYAAVEAEMQAIRVMAESLRKELGQAVGDDAASFEVLMATFKLPKDTEEQKLAREAAIVQATLNAAHIPLHVSEMAVKVMGLALKCARDGNINTVSDAMSGFAMSRAALTAAGYNVRININSLADKSPGEKMLAELAELEKQADRLEEEIRKTMKERGGI; translated from the coding sequence ATGACTCAACTCATCGAATGCATCCCCAATTTTTCCGAAGCGCGGCGGCCCGAGGTCGTTGACCAGATCGCCGCCGCCATCCAATCGGTTGCGGACGTGAAACTCCTCGACCGCTCCTCGGACCTCGACCACAACCGCACGGTGCTGACCTTCGCCGGCACGGCCGCGGGCGTGGAGGAGGCCGCCTTCCGCGCCATCCAAAAAGCGGCGGAACTCATCGACCTCGACCAGCACACCGGCGAGCATCCGCGCCTCGGCGCGGCGGACGTGGTCCCCTTCGTCCCGCTCAGCGGCGCGACGACGGAGGACTGCGTCGCCATCGCGAAACGCCTCGGCGAGCGCGTGGGAAGCGAATTGCAGATTCCCGTCTATTTGTACGAGGCCGCGGCGACGCGTCCCGAGCGGACGAATCTCGAAAACATCCGCCGCGGCCAGTACGAGGCGCTCAAAGAGGAGATGGGCGTCAAGCCCGAGCGCGATCCCGACTTCGGCCCGAACAAGGTCGGCAAGGCGGGCGCGACCGTCATCGGGGCGCGCAATCCGCTCATCGCGTTCAACGTCTATCTCACAACGGACGACCAGGAAATCGCCAAAAAGATCGCGAAGGCCATCCGTCACTCCTCGGGCGGACTGCGCTACGTGAAGGGCAGCGGCTTCCTCGTGGACGGCCGCGCGCAGGTCTCGATGAATCTCACCAACTTCCGCGAGACGCCCATCGCCCGCGTCGTGGAGTTCATCCGCCGCGAGGCGCGGCGCTACGGCGTCGGCATCCATCACAGCGAACTGGTCGGGTTGATCCCGCAGGAGGCGCTGGTGGACGCGGCGGTCTGGTACACGCAGCTGGACGGCTTCGACAAATCGCAGGTCCTCGAATCGCGGCTCTTTTCCGCGCAAAGCGATCCGTCCGCGCCCAACGGACGCCCGTCCTCGTTCACGGAGGAATTGGCCGCGCCCACTCCCACTCCGGGCGGCGGATCGGCCGGCGCGTTCGCGGGCGCGATGGGCGCGGCGCTGACGGCTATGGTCGCGGGGCTGACCATCGGCAGGAAGAAATACGCCGCGGTGGAAGCCGAAATGCAGGCCATCCGCGTAATGGCGGAAAGTTTGCGAAAGGAACTTGGTCAGGCCGTGGGCGACGACGCGGCCTCGTTCGAAGTGTTGATGGCGACGTTCAAACTCCCCAAAGACACTGAAGAACAGAAGCTGGCGCGCGAGGCCGCGATCGTCCAGGCCACGCTCAACGCCGCGCACATTCCGCTTCATGTGTCGGAGATGGCCGTCAAGGTGATGGGACTGGCGTTGAAATGCGCGCGGGACGGAAACATCAACACCGTCAGCGACGCGATGTCGGGCTTCGCCATGTCGCGCGCCGCGCTGACCGCCGCGGGCTACAACGTGCGCATCAACATCAATTCGCTCGCGGACAAGTCTCCGGGCGAGAAGATGCTGGCGGAGCTGGCCGAATTGGAAAAGCAGGCGGATCGCCTCGAGGAAGAGATCCGCAAGACGATGAAAGAGCGCGGCGGAATTTAG
- a CDS encoding phosphoglycerate kinase — MNKKTVRDVDLRGKRVLMRVDFNVPMADGKVTDDKRIKAALPTIQYVLDQGASVILMSHLGRPKGGPDPEFSLKAAAETLAGLLGRPVQMAPDCVGPEAEKMAKALQPGDVLMLENTRFHAGEEKNDLELAKQMAALGDAYVNDAFGSAHRAHASTEGVARFLPAVSGFLMEQELEYLGRATANPEHPYVAILGGAKISDKIAVVENLLAKCDKLIIGGGMANTFLAARGLDMQDSLVEAASIETAKSILAKSADKIILPVDAVIADKFDAEANAQTVDVDKIPAGWRMMDVGPKTLEAYKAALSGAKLVVWNGPVGVFEFPKFAEGTFALAKLLAESGATTVIGGGDSASAVKKAGVAKQMTHVSTGGGASLEFLEGKELPGVAALMDK; from the coding sequence ATGAACAAAAAAACCGTAAGAGATGTTGACCTGCGCGGCAAGCGCGTGCTGATGCGCGTGGACTTCAACGTGCCGATGGCCGACGGCAAGGTGACGGACGACAAGCGCATCAAAGCCGCGCTACCGACGATTCAATACGTACTCGACCAGGGCGCGTCGGTGATCCTGATGAGTCACCTCGGGCGTCCCAAAGGCGGACCCGATCCCGAGTTCAGCCTGAAAGCCGCGGCGGAGACGCTGGCGGGGCTGCTCGGACGTCCCGTGCAGATGGCGCCCGATTGCGTCGGCCCCGAGGCGGAGAAGATGGCGAAGGCGCTCCAGCCCGGCGACGTGTTGATGCTCGAGAACACGCGCTTCCACGCGGGCGAAGAAAAGAACGACCTCGAACTGGCAAAGCAGATGGCCGCGCTCGGCGACGCGTACGTCAACGACGCGTTCGGCTCGGCGCACCGCGCCCACGCATCCACCGAAGGCGTGGCGCGTTTCCTGCCCGCCGTCTCCGGCTTTTTGATGGAGCAGGAACTGGAATATCTCGGACGCGCGACGGCGAATCCCGAGCATCCCTACGTCGCCATTCTCGGCGGCGCGAAGATCAGCGACAAGATCGCGGTGGTGGAAAACCTGCTCGCCAAATGCGACAAACTCATCATCGGCGGCGGGATGGCGAACACCTTCCTCGCCGCGCGGGGACTGGACATGCAGGACAGCCTCGTTGAGGCCGCATCCATCGAGACAGCCAAATCCATCCTCGCCAAGTCTGCCGACAAGATCATCCTGCCCGTGGACGCGGTCATCGCGGACAAGTTCGACGCCGAGGCGAACGCGCAGACCGTGGACGTGGACAAGATCCCCGCGGGTTGGCGCATGATGGACGTCGGTCCGAAGACGCTCGAAGCGTACAAAGCCGCGCTGTCCGGCGCGAAACTCGTCGTGTGGAACGGTCCCGTCGGCGTGTTCGAATTTCCCAAGTTCGCGGAGGGGACGTTCGCCCTCGCGAAGCTGCTGGCCGAGTCGGGCGCGACGACCGTCATCGGCGGCGGCGATTCCGCCAGCGCGGTCAAGAAGGCGGGCGTCGCCAAACAGATGACGCACGTCTCCACCGGCGGCGGCGCGTCGCTGGAATTCCTGGAGGGGAAGGAACTGCCCGGCGTGGCGGCGTTGATGGACAAGTAG
- a CDS encoding type I glyceraldehyde-3-phosphate dehydrogenase — translation MTIKVGINGFGRIGRQVLKAIRDMYPNELEVVAFNDIGDLKTMAHLLKYDSNYGRFDGSVEAADDALVIDGKKIRAFKETDPAAIPWKDLGVEIVIESTGLFTIKKDGVNKKGKTVKGAENHITAGGAKKVIISAPAEGEDLTIVMGVNEDQYDPKNHHVISNASCTTNCLAPAAKVVHDAYTIKRGFMTTVHAYTNDQKILDLPHSDLRRARAAAMSIIPTTTGAAKAISLVIPDLKGKFDGYALRVPTSTVSVVDFTVELEKETTTEELRQLFRDAAKLPRFKGILQAVDEPLVSIDYKGDPHSSSVDLPFTSVLGKEKSNFAKVVTWYDNEWGYSCRTADLAAMMAKSL, via the coding sequence ATGACAATCAAAGTTGGCATTAACGGCTTCGGACGGATCGGTCGCCAGGTACTCAAAGCGATCCGCGATATGTATCCGAACGAACTGGAGGTCGTCGCGTTCAACGACATCGGCGACCTGAAGACCATGGCGCACCTGTTGAAGTACGATTCGAATTACGGCCGCTTCGACGGGAGCGTGGAAGCCGCGGACGACGCGCTCGTGATTGACGGCAAAAAGATCCGCGCGTTCAAAGAGACCGACCCCGCCGCGATCCCGTGGAAGGACCTCGGCGTGGAGATCGTGATCGAATCCACCGGCCTGTTCACCATCAAGAAGGACGGCGTGAACAAAAAAGGCAAGACCGTGAAAGGCGCGGAGAATCACATCACCGCGGGCGGCGCGAAGAAGGTCATCATCTCCGCGCCCGCCGAGGGCGAAGACCTGACCATCGTGATGGGCGTGAACGAAGACCAGTACGACCCGAAGAACCACCACGTGATCTCGAATGCCTCCTGCACGACGAACTGCCTCGCGCCCGCCGCGAAAGTGGTGCATGACGCGTACACGATCAAGCGCGGCTTTATGACCACCGTCCACGCGTACACGAACGACCAGAAGATCCTCGACCTGCCTCACTCGGACCTGCGGCGGGCGCGCGCCGCGGCGATGAGCATCATCCCAACGACGACGGGCGCGGCGAAAGCCATCTCGCTCGTGATCCCCGACCTGAAAGGGAAATTCGACGGCTACGCCCTGCGCGTCCCGACCAGCACCGTCTCGGTCGTGGACTTCACCGTCGAACTCGAAAAGGAGACCACCACCGAGGAACTGCGCCAGCTCTTCCGCGACGCGGCCAAACTGCCGCGCTTCAAAGGCATTCTGCAGGCCGTGGACGAGCCGCTGGTCTCGATTGACTACAAGGGCGATCCGCACTCCTCGTCGGTTGACCTGCCGTTCACGTCCGTGCTGGGCAAGGAGAAGAGCAACTTCGCCAAGGTCGTCACCTGGTACGACAACGAATGGGGCTACTCATGCCGCACGGCGGACCTGGCCGCGATGATGGCGAAGAGTCTGTGA
- a CDS encoding gluconeogenesis factor, whose translation MGKFWQALRGWFLPGLGVKRWMLVTLAGITFLGVGLALLLLDFYRVEYANETFLTVLSYVSLRFLPRLLRVLIFGGIGLGVTAYGIWGLNRALLRPFMKPGRNVLDQVAEYNRRSRGPRIVAIGGGHGLATLLRGLKEHTRNLTAIVTVADDGGSSGRLRESFGILPPGDIRNCLAALSNDEAMLTQLFQYRFSGEPGLDGHSFGNLFISALSDITGSFEEAVAESGRVLSVSGRVLPSTLHDVKLVADIQLPHVTNEVRVEGESHIPEAAGRVRRVWLEPNDASAFPPALKAILNADLILVGPGSLYTSILPNLLVRDLLAAIRSSRAIKIFICNIATQTGETDEYSCHDHIRALEEHVGADLFDVALCNDNYTPTLPAGTEWVRADAHSAADSRVYCADLFDEEQPWRHDSAKLGQTLMNLFYERTGPLS comes from the coding sequence ATGGGCAAATTCTGGCAAGCCCTGCGAGGCTGGTTCCTGCCGGGACTCGGCGTCAAACGCTGGATGCTCGTCACGCTGGCGGGCATCACCTTTCTGGGCGTCGGTCTCGCCCTCCTCCTGCTCGATTTCTACCGCGTCGAATACGCCAACGAGACCTTCCTGACCGTGCTTTCCTACGTCTCGCTCCGCTTTCTGCCGCGCCTGCTGCGCGTGCTCATCTTCGGCGGCATCGGACTGGGCGTCACCGCCTACGGCATCTGGGGACTCAACCGCGCCCTCCTGCGTCCCTTCATGAAACCCGGGCGGAACGTGCTGGACCAGGTGGCGGAATACAACCGCCGCTCGCGCGGACCGCGCATCGTCGCCATCGGCGGCGGGCACGGACTCGCCACCCTGCTGCGCGGCCTCAAGGAGCACACCCGCAACCTGACCGCCATCGTCACCGTGGCGGACGACGGCGGCTCTTCGGGACGGCTGCGCGAGAGTTTCGGCATCCTCCCTCCGGGCGACATCCGCAACTGTCTCGCCGCGCTCTCGAACGACGAAGCCATGCTCACCCAACTCTTCCAATACCGCTTCAGCGGCGAGCCTGGGTTGGACGGCCATTCCTTCGGCAATCTCTTCATCAGCGCGCTCTCCGACATCACGGGCAGTTTCGAGGAGGCGGTGGCCGAATCGGGACGCGTGCTCTCCGTCAGCGGGCGCGTGCTGCCGTCCACGCTGCACGACGTCAAACTGGTAGCCGACATCCAACTGCCGCACGTGACGAACGAAGTGCGCGTGGAGGGCGAGAGTCACATCCCCGAAGCCGCGGGACGCGTCCGCCGCGTCTGGCTCGAACCAAACGACGCGTCGGCCTTCCCTCCCGCGCTGAAAGCCATCCTCAACGCGGACTTGATCCTCGTGGGGCCGGGCAGTCTATATACCAGCATCCTCCCCAACCTGCTCGTGCGCGACCTGCTGGCGGCCATCCGCTCCAGCCGCGCCATCAAGATCTTCATCTGCAACATCGCCACGCAGACCGGCGAGACCGACGAGTATTCCTGTCACGACCACATCCGCGCGCTGGAGGAACACGTGGGCGCGGACCTGTTCGACGTGGCGCTGTGCAACGATAACTACACGCCCACGCTGCCCGCCGGGACCGAGTGGGTGCGCGCCGATGCCCACAGCGCGGCGGACTCGCGCGTCTACTGCGCCGATCTGTTCGACGAAGAACAGCCCTGGCGCCACGATTCCGCCAAACTCGGGCAAACGCTGATGAACCTGTTCTACGAGCGGACGGGGCCGCTGAGTTAA
- a CDS encoding sugar kinase of the NBD/HSP70 family, translated as MGYVIAIDIGGTQLRAAVYASESRQPVQIQRIQTHAPGEKVFERLARLTDSVWPKDGTVEAIGVSAPGPLDPHTGVIMTTPNIKEWQNFPLVAELTARFKVQTFLANDANLAGLAEWRYGAGRGHHNVLYLTVSTGVGGGVIIDDRLLQGGRGLAAELGHVTLDASPDAPLCGCGFRGHLESFSSGTGIERFVADELAAGRASSLAGRPSARKIAEAALAGDDLARAAYARAGKYLGIAVANFLHIFDPSVVVFGGGVTMSGPLLFDSFDANLRARVFHPRYLEGLEIKAAELGDDAGLLGALALARLRIQD; from the coding sequence ATGGGATATGTAATTGCCATTGACATCGGCGGGACACAGTTGCGGGCCGCCGTTTACGCTTCGGAAAGCCGCCAGCCCGTTCAAATTCAACGCATCCAGACCCACGCGCCGGGCGAGAAAGTTTTCGAGCGCCTGGCGCGCCTGACGGACTCCGTCTGGCCGAAAGACGGGACGGTGGAGGCCATCGGCGTCTCGGCCCCCGGTCCGCTCGACCCGCACACCGGCGTGATCATGACCACGCCCAACATCAAAGAATGGCAAAACTTTCCCCTCGTCGCGGAACTGACCGCGCGGTTCAAAGTCCAGACGTTCCTGGCGAACGACGCCAACCTGGCCGGTCTGGCCGAGTGGCGGTACGGCGCGGGACGCGGCCATCACAACGTGTTATACCTGACGGTCAGCACCGGCGTGGGCGGGGGCGTCATCATTGACGACCGTCTCCTCCAGGGAGGCCGGGGCCTCGCCGCCGAACTCGGACACGTCACCCTCGACGCCAGCCCCGACGCGCCGCTCTGCGGCTGCGGATTTCGCGGACATCTCGAGTCGTTCTCCTCGGGGACGGGGATCGAACGCTTCGTCGCGGACGAACTGGCGGCCGGCCGCGCCTCCAGCCTGGCCGGTCGGCCCTCCGCGCGGAAGATCGCCGAGGCCGCGCTCGCCGGGGACGACCTCGCCCGCGCCGCCTACGCGCGAGCCGGGAAATACCTCGGCATCGCCGTCGCCAACTTCCTGCACATCTTCGACCCGTCCGTCGTCGTCTTCGGCGGCGGAGTCACGATGAGCGGCCCGCTCCTGTTCGATTCGTTCGACGCCAACCTGCGGGCGCGCGTCTTCCACCCGCGTTATCTCGAAGGTCTGGAGATCAAAGCGGCCGAGCTGGGCGACGACGCCGGCCTGCTCGGCGCGCTGGCGCTGGCAAGGTTGAGGATCCAAGACTGA